In the Pontibacillus sp. HMF3514 genome, ATTACTCTCATGAACTGTTAGAAGGCTCCGTACTTCCTGGTGAAACCGTTGTTGACGGAACAGCTGGAAATGGTCACGATACATTATTTTTAAGTAAACTTGTCGGTCAAAACGGACGCGTTCTTTCTTTTGATATTCAAGAACAAGCCATTGAAAACACAAATGATTTATTAGTGCAAAATCATGTCGAAAATGTAACACTAATACAAGATAGTCACGCTGATCTCCCCTGGTATATCCCTGAAGGTGTCGAGGATATTGGTGGAGCGATTTTTAACCTGGGCTATTTACCGGGTAGCGATAAATCAATCGTTACTGAACCACAATCAACCGTCGATGCAGTGAAGCACTTATTGACAAGAATCAAGAAAAACGGCCTTATTGTACTAGTGGTATACCATGGGCACGAAGGTGGAGCAGAAGAACGAGATGAAGTATTAAAATATGTATCAAAGTTAGACCAAAAACAATACCGTGTTCTTCGTTATGGTTTCATTAACCAGGCAAATAACCCTCCATTTATTTTAGCTATAGAAAATAAATAAACCCGGGAGCGTAACTACGCTATCCCGGGTTTTATTTTATGATAAAGCTTTGTATTCACATAAAAGAATGTCGCTCTTTTCCCGCTCACCTTCAGCAAGTCGCGCACCATCAGGCGGGCACCTTTAATGGTTTCAACTTTTTGATCTGCCAAATACATCCCCACCAACCCTTTTCGAATCATTTGGTGAAAATAGGCATGAGGCAGGTGATCTACATGTTTTGTCGTCTGATCTATAAAATAAACAAAACGCTCTTTCATGTGATCCTCATGATCATAGTACGTACAGAAGTTTAAGTCTCCTTCTTCTTTATCCTCTTCTTGGTCGATATAATAATCGAGTAAAATGTGCAAGCCTTGCATATAAGGGAAGTAGCTATTGTAGACTTGGCGAGCAAGTTCCTTATTTAATTCCCCCCCAAAGCCATATGAAACGAGACAAAAAATCCCTAAAGTAGACCCAGAACACGCAGAAAATTCATACCAGGATAAGTCTCCCCATTTATCTTGATGATCTCTAAACCACGTTTGAAGTCGAGGAATTCGTTCATCAAACGTAACATGCTTATGAACTTGTAAATCCCCATATATTGAAGATAGTTCAAGTGTAAACGGTGCAATCATATCATAATGGGGCATCTTCTTTATTGAATCTTGGCATGTTTGAACGAGAGAGGACAAGTAACCTCCGTCATCTTTTTCTTCACGATAAGCATAATAATCTTTAAGGTCGTTTTCTGGATTAAGAGCATCCAACATGGATTCGTGAAGTTGTCTAAAGTCCTCAGGGTCCAGAGATGTGCTCCGATCACACAGGTTATCCAAGTAATCGGATATCGTCTGATATGCTACGATAAACCGAATTGCTTCCCTCCAATTTTCATTTGCTAAAATAGCGTACACAGATCCGCCTTCACAATGAAACGTTTTATCCTCAATGGAATCCAACGCTTGTTTGCGAAGCTCTTCATTCGGAATTTCTTCAGCTCGATCTCTCCATTGGCTTAACTCTTTATGTACCTGAGGAAAAATCTTTCGATAAATCCTCAACATTAATGGAAGTGCTTTTTTGGGTACAGAAGACAAGCTTGTCCCCTCCTTATATTATGTGCTTCTCAACAAACCGAAGTGCGTATTGAAATACATCCTCTTTTTCAGGGTCATTAAAAATCTCATGATATAAGTTTTCCCACTCCTTGTGATTTTTTTCATGAATAGGAAGCTGATCAAACCATTTTTTTGTACACGTTCTATCTACAATTTTATCATGCCCAGCTTGCATCACAAGTGTAGGCAAGTCTGGATAAGCTTCAATTCGATCAAAAGCTAAGTCCATGCCTCTATCTAGCTCTCGAAACCATCTAACAGATACTTTTTTCAGAATTAATCGATCCTGTTGATCCCGCTCTCGCATTGCTCCATCTCTTGTGACATGTTCAGGATTTAAGTTTCCGTTGAACTTCATTTTAGGAGTCACACGATCTAAAACCTTGGAAAGGTGCTGCATAATCTTA is a window encoding:
- a CDS encoding class I SAM-dependent methyltransferase, which produces MLQRVLDYSHELLEGSVLPGETVVDGTAGNGHDTLFLSKLVGQNGRVLSFDIQEQAIENTNDLLVQNHVENVTLIQDSHADLPWYIPEGVEDIGGAIFNLGYLPGSDKSIVTEPQSTVDAVKHLLTRIKKNGLIVLVVYHGHEGGAEERDEVLKYVSKLDQKQYRVLRYGFINQANNPPFILAIENK
- a CDS encoding tetraprenyl-beta-curcumene synthase family protein, with product MLRIYRKIFPQVHKELSQWRDRAEEIPNEELRKQALDSIEDKTFHCEGGSVYAILANENWREAIRFIVAYQTISDYLDNLCDRSTSLDPEDFRQLHESMLDALNPENDLKDYYAYREEKDDGGYLSSLVQTCQDSIKKMPHYDMIAPFTLELSSIYGDLQVHKHVTFDERIPRLQTWFRDHQDKWGDLSWYEFSACSGSTLGIFCLVSYGFGGELNKELARQVYNSYFPYMQGLHILLDYYIDQEEDKEEGDLNFCTYYDHEDHMKERFVYFIDQTTKHVDHLPHAYFHQMIRKGLVGMYLADQKVETIKGARLMVRDLLKVSGKRATFFYVNTKLYHKIKPGIA
- a CDS encoding alpha/beta hydrolase — encoded protein: MKQCLAEDAKATVVLVHGAFEHSARYEWLAKRWQEEGYNCLYADLPAHGEHEGPQGHIDSFDEYIEEVTTWINQAQNLGKPIFLVGHSMGGLITIRTLEEKQLPIKGVVLSSPCLGLENPPPKIMQHLSKVLDRVTPKMKFNGNLNPEHVTRDGAMRERDQQDRLILKKVSVRWFRELDRGMDLAFDRIEAYPDLPTLVMQAGHDKIVDRTCTKKWFDQLPIHEKNHKEWENLYHEIFNDPEKEDVFQYALRFVEKHII